CTATTTCGTTTGCTTTTTTAATGGCTAAATAAACATTTTTTGAGTTACCACTTGTTGATATACCAAAGGCTATATCACCTCTTTTACCAAGAGCATCTATTTGACGCTCAAAAACTTTGTCAAAACTATAATCGTTTGCAATGCTTGTGATTATGGATGTGTCTGTTGTTAGTGCAATTGCACTTATGGCTTTTCTTTCTTTTAAAAACCGACCAACAAGTTCTGCTGCCATATGTTGTGCATCTGCTGCAGAACCGCCATTGCCAAAAATCAACAATTTATTGTTATTGATTAAGGCATTAAATATAACTGTGGAAATATTTTCAAGTTCCTTTTGTCTATTTTGTAACTGTAAAAATCTTTGCGCGGTTTGATTACACAGTTCTACAAAATCCATAACAACTCCCTTTTTTAATGTATCATATTTTAAAATTATAACAAGGTCAAGTATTTTTGTTTATAAAGTTATTAATTTTGTATCTTTTATTGAAATTAGTTAATTATGGTATATTTTAATTTAAAAGTATCTTTAAAAGGAGGTTTAAATGAGTGTTAAATTGTATGCATTCAGTAGTGGAATTTTAAAATCCACTAAAGAAAAGTTTTTATTCAACACGGGTATTGGTGAGCCTTTTGATATTCCTGTGCCATATTTTATGGTTGATATAGATGGCACAAAAGTACTTATAGATACCGGAATATCTCCAGGTTGCATAAAGGATCCGCAAGGTACATGGGGTGATATTATCAATGTTTACTACCCGGTTATGAAAGAAGAAGAACAGCCAGTTGTAGCACTATCCAAACTTGGTATAAAACCAGAAGATATTTCCTATATCATACAAACACACCTTCATCTAGATCATGCAGGAAGCACAAGGTTTTTCCCAAACGCTAAAGTAATTGTCCAGTTAAACGAATTAAGGTATGCATTTTTTCCTGACCCATTAATGGATGCAGCCTATATCAAAAATGATATTAAAGATCCAAATATCAAGTGGGAACCTATTGTAGGCTTCAGAAGTATGTTTAATGGTGCAATATTTATTATTCCAACGCCAGGTCATACTCCAGGACACCAAAGTGTTCTTGTTAGACTTAAAAAGCACAAAAGCGTAATTATTACTGGTGATTCTATTTACTTGAAAGATAACTTTGAAAAAAACATACCATCTGGCTTTGCACTTAACTTTGCAGATGCTGCATATTCTGTACAATCCCTGGGTGAGCTTGCAAAAGCAGAAGATGCTGAGATCTGGTTTGGTCATGATCCTGAATTCTTTAAAACAATAAAATTAGCACCAGAATATTATGAGTAAAAGGAAGGGTCATATGTCAGGTAGAATTGTATTTGTTAATGAGTTTACAAATGGAATATTAGATC
This genomic window from Desulfurella sp. contains:
- a CDS encoding N-acyl homoserine lactonase family protein, which produces MSVKLYAFSSGILKSTKEKFLFNTGIGEPFDIPVPYFMVDIDGTKVLIDTGISPGCIKDPQGTWGDIINVYYPVMKEEEQPVVALSKLGIKPEDISYIIQTHLHLDHAGSTRFFPNAKVIVQLNELRYAFFPDPLMDAAYIKNDIKDPNIKWEPIVGFRSMFNGAIFIIPTPGHTPGHQSVLVRLKKHKSVIITGDSIYLKDNFEKNIPSGFALNFADAAYSVQSLGELAKAEDAEIWFGHDPEFFKTIKLAPEYYE
- a CDS encoding SIS domain-containing protein — encoded protein: MDFVELCNQTAQRFLQLQNRQKELENISTVIFNALINNNKLLIFGNGGSAADAQHMAAELVGRFLKERKAISAIALTTDTSIITSIANDYSFDKVFERQIDALGKRGDIAFGISTSGNSKNVYLAIKKANEIGLTTIALLGKDGGIIKDIAKISFIVDSNYTPTIQELHIFIIHNICKIIEDLWTK